The following are encoded together in the Robertmurraya sp. FSL R5-0851 genome:
- a CDS encoding aldo/keto reductase, producing MDYVKLGNTGLDVSRICLGTMGFGVAERWVHPWVQDEEKSRTIIKKALDLGINFFDTANVYSDGTSEEILGRALKDYANRDEVVLATKVYFPMGNDLNSKRPNSKGLSRKAIMTEIDHSLKRLGTDYIDLYQIHRWDYSTPIEETMEALHDLVKSGKVRYIGASAMYAWQFLKANTVAEKNGWTKFVSMQNHLNLIYREEEREMLPLCLDQGIGVIPYSPLASGRLTRDKSEKTHRSETDKTQKSKYDAMAEADQIIIDRVAELSEKYNVSRSQIALSWLLQKEPVTAPIVGATKVSHLEDAVGALSVSLTSEEVVYLEEPYVPHPVVGAI from the coding sequence ATGGACTATGTAAAATTAGGAAACACAGGATTAGATGTTTCAAGAATTTGCCTTGGAACAATGGGTTTTGGGGTTGCTGAACGTTGGGTTCATCCTTGGGTACAAGATGAAGAAAAAAGCCGCACGATTATCAAAAAAGCACTTGATTTAGGCATTAATTTCTTTGATACGGCGAATGTATATAGCGACGGAACAAGTGAAGAAATCCTTGGTCGTGCATTAAAAGATTATGCAAATCGTGATGAAGTCGTTCTGGCCACAAAGGTATATTTTCCAATGGGCAATGATTTAAACAGTAAGCGTCCGAACAGCAAAGGGCTCTCACGTAAAGCGATTATGACGGAGATTGATCATAGTTTAAAACGTCTTGGAACCGATTATATAGATCTTTATCAAATTCATCGTTGGGATTATAGCACTCCTATTGAAGAAACAATGGAAGCGCTGCATGACCTTGTAAAATCTGGAAAGGTAAGATATATCGGAGCTTCCGCAATGTACGCTTGGCAATTTTTAAAAGCGAATACTGTAGCAGAGAAAAACGGTTGGACGAAGTTTGTTAGCATGCAAAACCATTTGAATCTTATCTACCGCGAGGAAGAACGTGAAATGCTTCCGTTATGCCTAGACCAAGGAATTGGTGTGATTCCCTACAGCCCGCTTGCCTCAGGCAGGTTAACGCGTGACAAATCAGAAAAAACACATCGTTCCGAAACGGACAAAACGCAAAAATCAAAATATGATGCTATGGCGGAAGCTGATCAAATTATTATTGATCGAGTTGCAGAACTATCAGAAAAATATAATGTGTCTCGTTCTCAAATAGCACTTAGCTGGTTACTACAAAAAGAACCTGTAACTGCTCCAATTGTTGGCGCTACGAAAGTAAGCCATCTAGAAGATGCTGTAGGAGCACTTTCTGTTTCGTTAACATCTGAAGAGGTAGTCTATTTGGAAGAACCATATGTTCCACATCCAGTTGTTGGCGCTATATAA
- a CDS encoding histidine phosphatase family protein — MKKIFYLMRHGQTLFNKRRKIQGWCDSPLTELGIKQAETAAKYFKANHIVFDHAYCSTSERASDTLEIVTNLPYIRLKGLKEWNFGSFEGESEDLNPSLPYVDFFANYGGEKEKEFQKRVADTCQKIMEEDNEVVLAVSHGAACRKFMQYWEHTSSIRQKERIGNCCILKFEYENEEFKLVEIINHDFSNLSEAIPV, encoded by the coding sequence ATGAAAAAGATATTTTACCTAATGAGACATGGACAAACATTATTTAATAAAAGAAGAAAAATTCAAGGTTGGTGCGATTCACCACTTACAGAATTAGGGATAAAACAAGCAGAGACTGCAGCTAAGTATTTTAAAGCGAACCATATTGTCTTTGACCATGCCTATTGTTCCACATCCGAAAGAGCAAGTGACACATTAGAAATTGTGACGAATCTACCTTATATAAGATTAAAAGGATTAAAGGAATGGAATTTCGGAAGTTTTGAAGGTGAAAGTGAAGATTTAAATCCATCACTTCCTTACGTTGATTTCTTTGCTAATTATGGTGGAGAAAAAGAAAAAGAATTTCAAAAAAGAGTGGCTGACACTTGTCAAAAAATCATGGAAGAAGATAATGAAGTGGTTTTAGCTGTATCTCATGGAGCCGCTTGTAGAAAATTTATGCAGTATTGGGAACATACCAGTTCTATTAGACAAAAAGAAAGAATCGGCAACTGTTGCATTTTAAAATTTGAATATGAGAACGAAGAATTTAAATTAGTAGAAATTATTAATCATGATTTTAGTAATCTAAGCGAAGCAATTCCAGTTTGA
- a CDS encoding DUF2187 family protein: protein MATAKIGDNILFKREGQSYKGNVTVVRENSVIVEYGYNKEKNQPLTTIVNHKNYKVTKEAL from the coding sequence ATGGCAACTGCTAAAATCGGGGACAATATATTATTTAAGCGTGAAGGGCAAAGCTATAAAGGAAATGTTACGGTTGTAAGAGAAAATTCTGTTATTGTAGAGTACGGATACAATAAAGAAAAAAACCAACCACTTACAACCATAGTCAATCATAAAAATTATAAAGTTACTAAAGAAGCTTTGTGA
- a CDS encoding toxin-antitoxin system HicB family antitoxin encodes MTKKKSFPLRIDPDLYEVLQKWAADDFRSINSHIEYLLRESAKKAKRYPKPKED; translated from the coding sequence ATGACAAAAAAAAAGAGCTTTCCCTTACGCATAGATCCTGACCTTTATGAAGTATTACAAAAATGGGCTGCAGATGATTTTCGTAGCATTAACAGTCATATTGAGTATTTATTACGAGAGTCAGCAAAGAAAGCAAAAAGATACCCAAAACCAAAAGAAGACTGA
- a CDS encoding SPFH domain-containing protein produces MKEKSAFHFNGFIGVLFIAISLFSGVYFLIQERFGAAIPLLLIAVLLGSGITIIQPNQAVVVTFFGQYLGSIRHSGLFLTVPLTFRKTISLRVRNFNSKRLKVNDVDGNPIEIAAVIVFKVVDSAKAIFDVDNYEEFVEIQSETAIRHVATKYPYDTFEDVELTLRGNAEEVSNELTAELQARLDLAGVEVVEARLTHLAYSTEIAQAMLQRQQATAIISARQKIVEGAVGMAQMAIHQLEQDQVIELDDERKVQLVNNLLVAIVSENSTTPVINTGTLY; encoded by the coding sequence TTGAAAGAAAAAAGTGCTTTTCATTTTAATGGATTTATTGGTGTACTTTTCATTGCCATCTCACTTTTCTCAGGAGTATACTTTCTCATTCAGGAACGATTTGGAGCTGCTATTCCTCTTCTGTTGATCGCCGTACTTCTTGGAAGCGGCATTACGATTATTCAGCCTAATCAGGCAGTGGTGGTGACATTTTTCGGTCAATATCTTGGATCCATCCGTCATAGTGGACTATTTCTCACCGTTCCTCTTACTTTTCGAAAAACGATTTCTCTAAGAGTCCGTAACTTTAATAGTAAACGGTTAAAGGTAAATGATGTGGATGGAAATCCAATAGAGATTGCGGCCGTTATCGTATTTAAAGTAGTGGATTCAGCAAAAGCCATTTTTGACGTAGATAATTATGAAGAGTTCGTTGAAATTCAAAGTGAAACTGCTATTCGTCATGTAGCAACAAAGTATCCTTATGATACCTTTGAAGATGTTGAATTAACGTTACGAGGAAATGCGGAAGAAGTATCAAACGAGCTAACAGCAGAGTTACAAGCAAGACTAGATTTAGCAGGAGTAGAGGTTGTTGAAGCACGTTTGACCCATCTAGCTTACTCAACAGAAATTGCTCAAGCTATGCTACAGCGTCAACAAGCAACAGCGATTATATCTGCTCGTCAAAAGATTGTAGAAGGTGCCGTAGGAATGGCACAAATGGCCATCCATCAACTAGAGCAAGATCAGGTGATTGAACTAGATGATGAAAGAAAGGTACAATTAGTGAATAACCTCCTAGTCGCGATTGTCTCAGAAAATTCTACAACTCCTGTAATTAATACAGGTACTTTATATTAA
- a CDS encoding thermonuclease family protein: MNVFKKVLCVIILGSLLLGLSGCIPSNNNNNQNSSLLGKEITNPEGLKLISANVTNVVDGDTIDVMINNKEERVRLLLIDTPETKHPSKPVQPYGPEASEFTKKALLGKQVKLEKDISERDRYGRILAYVWLDGKMHNEALIEKGLARVATFPPDIKYVDPFLDLQQQAQINGIGIWSLENYVKENGFTEQNSQVETNIGTSDLSCINKIKGNKNSKIFHLPNGAHYNDVAGKNIVWFCTEEEAQTEGYRKSKN, encoded by the coding sequence GTGAATGTTTTTAAGAAAGTACTATGTGTTATAATCCTTGGAAGTCTCTTGTTAGGGCTGTCTGGCTGTATACCAAGTAATAATAACAATAACCAGAATTCATCATTACTGGGGAAAGAAATAACTAATCCCGAGGGATTAAAACTGATCTCCGCTAACGTAACCAATGTCGTTGATGGAGATACCATTGACGTAATGATCAACAACAAGGAAGAAAGGGTTCGACTGTTACTAATTGATACCCCAGAAACAAAACATCCGTCAAAGCCCGTTCAACCATATGGACCTGAAGCTTCAGAATTTACGAAAAAAGCGCTATTAGGCAAGCAAGTGAAATTAGAAAAAGATATTTCTGAACGTGATCGTTATGGTCGTATATTGGCATACGTTTGGTTAGATGGAAAAATGCATAACGAAGCTCTAATTGAAAAAGGATTAGCACGAGTTGCAACCTTTCCACCAGACATTAAGTATGTAGATCCATTCTTAGACCTCCAACAACAAGCTCAAATAAATGGTATTGGCATTTGGAGCCTTGAAAACTATGTTAAGGAAAATGGATTTACAGAACAAAATTCTCAAGTAGAAACCAATATTGGTACAAGTGATTTAAGTTGTATCAATAAAATAAAAGGAAATAAAAACTCAAAAATTTTCCATTTGCCTAATGGAGCTCATTATAATGATGTTGCCGGTAAAAATATTGTTTGGTTCTGTACAGAAGAAGAGGCTCAGACGGAAGGCTACCGAAAATCAAAAAATTGA
- a CDS encoding zinc metallopeptidase yields MLFHPMDILIFWAFGISIWAQFKVKGNFKKWSEVETRTGLSGADAARQILDNNGLSHVPIEVVPGMLSDHYDPIQRTVRLSESVYYGNSIASVSVAAHEVGHAIQHQQSYRALVLRHRIFPIANVASGIAPLLLIAGMFMQQLSLIGVGIVFFSAAVAFQLITLPVEFDASKRARNLMVTEGILFNDEEHGVKKVLNAAALTYVAGALVALFELIKFVMIFFQGNQDDE; encoded by the coding sequence ATGCTATTTCACCCTATGGATATTTTAATTTTTTGGGCGTTTGGGATTTCGATTTGGGCCCAGTTTAAAGTGAAAGGGAATTTTAAAAAGTGGTCAGAGGTCGAAACGCGTACAGGTTTATCTGGTGCAGATGCGGCTCGCCAAATTTTAGATAACAACGGACTATCCCATGTTCCAATCGAAGTTGTACCGGGAATGCTCAGCGATCACTATGATCCAATTCAAAGAACAGTTCGATTATCTGAGTCCGTTTACTATGGGAACTCTATTGCATCTGTATCCGTAGCAGCTCACGAAGTTGGTCATGCGATTCAACACCAACAGTCTTATCGTGCCCTTGTCCTTCGACATCGCATTTTTCCGATTGCGAACGTCGCTTCTGGAATTGCACCACTGTTATTGATTGCTGGAATGTTTATGCAACAGTTATCTTTAATTGGTGTAGGGATTGTCTTCTTTTCTGCTGCTGTTGCTTTTCAGTTGATCACCTTGCCGGTGGAATTTGACGCAAGTAAGCGTGCAAGAAACTTAATGGTTACAGAAGGAATTCTGTTTAATGATGAAGAACACGGTGTGAAAAAAGTCTTAAATGCAGCCGCACTAACCTATGTGGCTGGTGCATTAGTTGCTTTGTTCGAATTAATTAAATTTGTCATGATTTTTTTTCAAGGAAATCAGGACGACGAATAA
- a CDS encoding hemolysin family protein, with amino-acid sequence MDIYTILNITLLVILLALTAFFVASEFAVVKIRMSRIDQLIAEGNKKAVVAKKVVADLDYYLSACQLGITVTALGLGAFSKPFVKKLMTPVFDWLSVSDDVSSIISYAISLAVVTYLHVVIGEMAPKTLAIEFSEKATLLLAGPLYWFGKIMYPFIQVLNGTSGVLLRMLGVPPAAHEQAYSEEELKIIMAQSFRGGEIDQTELKYMENVFSFDERVAKDIMVPRTALVTIDKEMSYEEIIRIFDEHNYTRYPVVENGDKDRIIGIVNARKMLSHIVAGRESKLEDFIRDVPHVVEATSIQNIFMKMQKDQVHMIVVIDEYGGTSGILTLEDVLEELVGEIRDEFDADEVPDIRKTGENKYIINGRVLLSELEDRFGLEFDSEDLDTIAGWIQLKNLDAVQKGDEIKHGRHVWTVDQVDNYQIKQVIFHQNIEKEIVEENKASLSLT; translated from the coding sequence TTGGACATATATACGATTTTAAATATTACTTTATTAGTAATCTTACTTGCCTTGACGGCATTCTTTGTTGCTTCTGAATTTGCCGTTGTGAAAATCCGAATGTCAAGGATTGATCAATTAATTGCGGAAGGGAACAAGAAAGCTGTTGTAGCTAAGAAGGTCGTAGCTGATCTTGATTACTATTTATCTGCCTGTCAGCTGGGGATCACTGTTACTGCGTTAGGCCTTGGTGCATTCAGTAAGCCTTTTGTGAAGAAATTAATGACTCCAGTATTTGATTGGTTAAGTGTTTCTGATGATGTTTCGTCAATTATTTCTTATGCGATTTCTCTTGCTGTTGTCACATACCTTCACGTGGTAATAGGTGAAATGGCACCAAAAACACTTGCGATTGAATTTTCAGAAAAAGCAACGTTGCTCTTAGCGGGACCTCTCTATTGGTTTGGTAAGATTATGTACCCGTTTATCCAAGTATTAAACGGTACATCTGGTGTGCTCCTTCGTATGCTTGGTGTTCCTCCGGCGGCCCATGAGCAGGCTTATTCGGAAGAGGAACTAAAAATAATCATGGCTCAAAGCTTCCGAGGTGGGGAAATTGACCAAACGGAGCTGAAGTATATGGAGAATGTTTTCTCTTTTGATGAGCGTGTCGCGAAAGATATTATGGTACCGAGGACTGCTCTAGTCACAATCGATAAAGAGATGAGCTACGAAGAAATTATTCGAATTTTCGATGAGCATAATTATACACGTTACCCCGTTGTAGAAAACGGAGATAAGGATCGTATTATTGGGATTGTTAATGCTAGGAAAATGTTGAGTCATATCGTTGCGGGTAGAGAAAGCAAACTTGAAGATTTTATTCGTGATGTGCCACATGTGGTTGAGGCAACAAGTATTCAAAATATCTTTATGAAAATGCAGAAGGATCAAGTTCATATGATTGTTGTAATAGATGAATATGGTGGGACATCAGGTATATTAACGCTTGAAGATGTGTTAGAAGAGCTTGTCGGTGAAATTCGAGATGAATTTGATGCAGATGAGGTTCCAGATATTCGAAAGACTGGCGAGAATAAATATATTATCAATGGCCGTGTGCTTCTTTCTGAACTAGAAGACAGATTCGGTTTGGAATTTGATAGTGAAGATCTTGATACAATAGCTGGTTGGATTCAATTGAAAAATCTCGATGCTGTACAAAAAGGCGATGAAATCAAGCATGGTCGTCATGTATGGACGGTCGATCAAGTGGATAACTATCAAATCAAGCAGGTTATCTTTCATCAAAACATTGAAAAAGAAATAGTTGAGGAGAATAAAGCTTCTCTATCATTAACGTAA
- a CDS encoding CNNM domain-containing protein, whose translation MDGMIILNLFLIAVFILLTAFFVGAEFAILKVRMSRIDQLIAEGNKKAKLAKKVAKELDYYLSACQLGITITALVLGALGEPTVQKILQPLFEEFNIPAAVATMLSYFIALTVVSLLHVVIGELAPKTLAIQYSEKMTLLLAPPLYWFGYIMSPVIRVLNGSARQLLNLFGVKPSGHDTVHSEEELKLIVAQSYAGGEINQTELAYLKNIFAFDERQLKDIMIPKSEMITLEKHQSLAEIIEVIDKYDFTRYPVNDMSDKTKDFIGFINTKEMLTSIAAGRKGEIGDFIHDIPRFKQSISIKDVFLKMQQTRTHMAIVTDDQGVSVGLVTMEDILSEIVGEIRDELDGNEMLATT comes from the coding sequence TTGGACGGAATGATAATCTTAAATTTATTTTTGATAGCAGTATTCATCCTGTTGACAGCATTCTTTGTTGGAGCAGAATTCGCAATTTTGAAGGTTAGAATGTCAAGAATCGATCAATTGATAGCTGAAGGAAATAAGAAGGCAAAGTTAGCGAAAAAAGTAGCAAAGGAGCTAGATTACTATTTATCTGCTTGTCAGTTGGGGATTACGATTACAGCTCTGGTGTTAGGTGCATTAGGTGAACCGACAGTACAAAAAATACTACAGCCTTTGTTTGAAGAGTTCAATATCCCTGCTGCTGTAGCAACAATGCTTTCATACTTTATTGCATTGACTGTTGTTTCACTCCTACACGTAGTGATTGGTGAGCTTGCTCCTAAAACATTAGCCATTCAATACTCAGAAAAAATGACGTTATTATTAGCCCCACCGCTTTATTGGTTTGGATATATCATGAGCCCAGTGATTCGTGTCCTAAATGGATCTGCTCGACAGCTTCTTAACCTATTCGGTGTAAAGCCGTCCGGTCACGATACAGTCCATTCTGAGGAAGAGTTAAAGCTGATTGTTGCGCAAAGCTATGCAGGCGGAGAAATCAACCAAACAGAGCTTGCCTATTTAAAAAATATCTTTGCGTTTGATGAAAGACAGCTAAAGGATATCATGATTCCTAAATCCGAAATGATTACACTTGAAAAGCATCAATCCTTAGCCGAAATAATTGAAGTGATTGATAAGTATGATTTTACTCGTTATCCAGTAAATGACATGAGTGATAAAACAAAAGATTTTATTGGATTTATCAATACTAAGGAAATGCTTACAAGCATTGCGGCTGGAAGAAAGGGTGAGATTGGTGATTTCATCCATGACATCCCTCGATTTAAGCAATCGATCTCGATTAAGGATGTATTTCTAAAGATGCAACAAACTCGTACTCATATGGCCATTGTGACGGATGATCAAGGTGTTAGCGTCGGTCTTGTTACGATGGAGGATATTTTATCTGAAATTGTTGGAGAAATTCGAGATGAATTAGATGGTAATGAAATGTTGGCCACAACTTAA
- a CDS encoding transporter substrate-binding domain-containing protein, producing MKNKLSLFIVLLVSSILLLAGCGSSNGSDSGSSEDNTFKVGLEAGYAPFNWTQNDDSNGGVKIDGSAEYAGGYDVEIAKKVAEGLGKELVIVKTEWDGLVPALTSGKIDAIIAGMSPTAERKETIDFTDNYYKSNLVMVVKKGSKYEGATSIHDFKGAKITAQLNTFHYNVIDQIEGVNKKTAMDNFPAMRVALESGIIDGYVSERPEGVSASAANENYVMVEFEDGFETSEDDTAIAVGLKKDSDLTEKINEILAGISEEERTSIMDSAIQNQPAAK from the coding sequence ATGAAAAACAAGTTATCATTATTCATAGTTTTGTTGGTTTCATCGATTCTTTTATTAGCAGGATGTGGATCAAGTAATGGTTCTGATTCTGGATCATCAGAAGATAATACATTTAAGGTAGGTTTGGAAGCGGGTTATGCTCCTTTTAACTGGACTCAAAACGACGATTCTAACGGTGGAGTTAAAATTGATGGTTCTGCAGAGTATGCAGGTGGATATGATGTGGAAATCGCAAAGAAGGTCGCTGAAGGATTAGGTAAAGAGTTAGTGATTGTTAAAACAGAGTGGGATGGCTTAGTACCAGCTTTAACATCAGGTAAAATTGATGCGATTATTGCTGGAATGTCACCAACAGCTGAGCGTAAGGAAACCATAGACTTTACGGATAATTACTACAAGTCAAATTTAGTAATGGTTGTGAAAAAAGGCAGCAAGTATGAAGGAGCTACTTCAATCCATGATTTCAAAGGTGCGAAAATCACAGCTCAATTAAATACATTCCACTACAATGTGATTGATCAAATCGAAGGTGTAAACAAGAAAACGGCGATGGACAACTTCCCGGCAATGAGAGTTGCTCTAGAATCAGGGATCATTGATGGATATGTTTCAGAACGTCCTGAAGGAGTTAGTGCATCTGCTGCCAATGAAAACTATGTGATGGTTGAATTTGAAGATGGCTTTGAAACATCAGAAGATGATACAGCGATCGCAGTCGGTTTGAAAAAAGACAGTGATTTAACAGAGAAAATCAATGAAATTTTAGCAGGTATCTCAGAGGAAGAGCGCACAAGCATCATGGATAGCGCTATTCAGAATCAACCTGCAGCAAAATAG
- a CDS encoding amino acid ABC transporter permease, which translates to MSLEWVIKIIAENWPMFLRGAGLTLLIALVGTIFGAMIGLLAGVIRTIPMPDRGGKKIFLKVINLILSIYIEFFRGTPMIVQAMVIFYGSALAFGIDMNVFVAAIFVVSINTGAYMAEIVRGGIVSIEKGQFEAAHAIGMNHLQTMWNVVLPQVIRNILPATGNQFVINIKDTSVLNVISVTELFFVTKSISGNNFRYFESFFVACLIYFVMTFIVTRILLYIEKKLDGSDSYTMIVNETQVEVAQK; encoded by the coding sequence ATGAGTCTTGAATGGGTGATTAAAATCATTGCGGAAAACTGGCCTATGTTCCTTCGTGGTGCTGGGTTAACCCTTTTAATAGCTTTGGTTGGAACGATTTTTGGGGCAATGATTGGATTATTAGCAGGGGTTATACGAACGATCCCCATGCCTGACCGTGGTGGGAAGAAAATATTTTTAAAAGTAATAAACCTGATTCTTTCTATATATATAGAGTTCTTCCGTGGAACACCGATGATTGTACAAGCCATGGTTATTTTCTATGGATCTGCCTTGGCATTCGGTATCGATATGAATGTGTTTGTGGCCGCTATTTTTGTCGTATCGATCAATACAGGAGCTTATATGGCGGAAATTGTACGTGGTGGAATTGTTTCGATTGAAAAAGGGCAGTTTGAAGCCGCACATGCGATCGGAATGAATCATCTACAAACGATGTGGAATGTGGTATTGCCACAGGTCATTCGAAATATTTTACCTGCAACAGGAAATCAATTTGTTATTAATATTAAAGATACGTCCGTTCTGAATGTCATTTCCGTGACCGAGTTATTTTTTGTTACCAAATCGATTTCAGGCAATAACTTTAGATATTTTGAATCTTTCTTCGTTGCGTGTCTGATTTATTTTGTAATGACGTTTATTGTGACAAGAATCTTGCTTTATATCGAAAAGAAGTTAGATGGCTCTGATAGCTATACGATGATTGTTAACGAAACACAAGTAGAAGTGGCTCAAAAGTAA
- a CDS encoding amino acid ABC transporter ATP-binding protein — protein MEKIIDIQHLNKSFGTHEVLKDINFSVNKGEVVTIIGSSGSGKSTLLRCVNLLEKPSGGKIIYHGENILDDKHDVAAYRQHLGMVFQQFNLFNNHNVLMNCVVGQVKVLKRSKEEAEKVAMKYLKVVGMDKYINAKPKQLSGGQKQRVAIARALSMDPDVMLFDEPTSALDPEMVGEVLKVMKELAESGLTMLIVTHEMEFAKEVSDRVVFMNQGVIAEEGTPEQIFTNPSQERTREFLKRTLK, from the coding sequence TTGGAAAAGATTATTGATATTCAGCATTTAAACAAATCCTTTGGAACTCATGAAGTATTAAAAGACATTAATTTTTCAGTGAACAAAGGAGAAGTAGTGACCATTATCGGTTCTTCAGGTTCTGGTAAATCCACTCTTCTTCGATGTGTGAATCTTTTAGAAAAGCCAAGCGGCGGAAAAATTATTTATCATGGCGAAAATATACTAGATGACAAGCATGATGTAGCGGCTTACCGACAGCATTTAGGTATGGTGTTCCAACAATTTAACCTTTTTAACAATCACAATGTTCTAATGAACTGTGTGGTAGGACAAGTTAAAGTACTCAAACGCTCCAAGGAAGAAGCCGAAAAAGTAGCGATGAAGTACTTGAAGGTGGTTGGAATGGATAAATATATTAACGCAAAGCCTAAGCAACTGTCTGGTGGACAAAAGCAACGTGTGGCCATTGCTAGAGCCCTTTCCATGGACCCAGATGTGATGCTATTTGATGAACCAACATCTGCACTAGATCCAGAAATGGTAGGAGAAGTTCTGAAAGTCATGAAGGAACTCGCAGAATCAGGTCTGACGATGTTGATCGTGACGCATGAAATGGAATTTGCCAAAGAAGTATCGGATCGAGTGGTCTTCATGAACCAAGGCGTCATTGCCGAAGAAGGCACTCCAGAGCAAATTTTCACTAATCCAAGCCAAGAACGTACAAGAGAATTCTTGAAACGAACGTTAAAATAA
- a CDS encoding DUF1904 family protein produces the protein MPQLIIRGITVEQVKTISEPLVQELATLCDCGTDNFTLEIMNSIFVFDGEEVPGYPFIEVKWFDRGREIQDEFANIITKQVHSLGIPEVEVAFHTFRESDYYLNGKSFA, from the coding sequence GTGCCGCAATTAATAATTAGAGGAATAACCGTTGAACAGGTAAAAACCATTAGTGAACCACTGGTACAAGAATTGGCTACCCTTTGTGACTGTGGAACCGATAATTTTACATTAGAGATTATGAATTCTATCTTTGTTTTCGATGGAGAAGAGGTTCCTGGATATCCATTTATTGAAGTCAAATGGTTTGACCGGGGGAGAGAGATTCAGGATGAATTTGCTAACATCATAACGAAACAGGTTCATTCCCTCGGGATACCTGAAGTAGAAGTGGCTTTCCATACCTTTAGGGAGTCTGATTATTATCTTAATGGAAAGAGTTTTGCTTAA